In a genomic window of Paroedura picta isolate Pp20150507F chromosome 14, Ppicta_v3.0, whole genome shotgun sequence:
- the KCNA5 gene encoding potassium voltage-gated channel subfamily A member 5 encodes MELALVTLENGGATAIGGEAGGGRAPRRRGDLLQLPTSAAWLSECGGKEGCPQAAAAAAEQGEAAAGGSSCAPLPRGLLLRPPPPPPPPPPPAPEEATLAPEEGHHRLGMAMARGPSSAGGPSSSSAADEEDESGGGALPSQQRVLINISGLRFETQLGTLNQFPDTLLGDPQKRMRYFDPLRNEYFFDRNRPSFDGILYFYQSGGKLRRPVNVSIDVFADEIRFYQLGEEAMERFREDEGFIKEEEKPLPTNEFQRQVWLIFEYPESSSSARGIAIVSVLVILISIITFCLETLPEFRDERELHVPLLSPLNATNGEAVPQPRQAPSTLTDPFFIIETTCVIWFTFELLVRFFACPSKPEFSRNIMNIIDIVAIIPYFITLGTELAQEQQKKEQPGSAGNGGQQQAMSLAILRVIRLVRVFRIFKLSRHSKGLQILGQTLKASMRELGLLIFFLFIGVILFSSAVYFAEADDPESHFSSIPDAFWWAVVTMTTVGYGDMRPVTVGGKIVGSLCAIAGVLTIALPVPVIVSNFNYFYHRETDHEEQAILKDEPSSAQGSSAGDLKRRMSRNSLDKSVVLLENVEGVNNGTGSVEKANIKAKSSVDLKKSLYALCLDTNRETDL; translated from the coding sequence aTGGAGCTGGCGCTGGTAACGCTGGAGAACGGAGGCGCCACGGCCATCGGCGGcgaggcgggcggcgggcgggcgcCGCGGCGCAGGGGGGACCTGCTCCAGCTGCCCACCTCGGCCGCCTGGCTGAGCGAGTGCGGCGGCAAGGAGGGCTGCccgcaggcggcggcggcggcggccgagcAGGGCGAGGCGGCGGCCGGCGGCAGCTCCTGCGCGCCGCTGCCGCGCGGCCTCCTCTTGCGGCCGcctccgccgcccccgccgccgccgccgcccgcgcccgAGGAGGCGACGCTGGCGCCCGAGGAGGGCCACCACCGGCTGGGCATGGCCATGGCGCGGGGCCCCTCGTCGGCCGGCGGGCCCTCGTCGTCGTCGGCGGCCGACGAGGAGGacgagagcggcggcggcgccctgCCCAGCCAGCAGCGCGTCCTCATCAACATCTCCGGCCTGCGCTTCGAGACCCAGCTGGGCACCCTCAACCAGTTCCCGGACACGCTGCTCGGCGACCCCCAGAAGCGCATGCGCTACTTCGACCCGCTGCGCAACGAGTACTTCTTCGACCGCAACCGGCCCAGCTTCGACGGCATCCTCTACTTCTACCAGTCCGGGGGCAAGCTGCGCCGCCCCGTCAACGTCTCCATCGACGTCTTCGCCGACGAGATCCGCTTCTACCAGCTGGGCGAGGAGGCCATGGAGCGCTTCCGCGAGGACGAGGGCTTcatcaaggaggaggagaagcccctGCCCACCAACGAGTTCCAGCGCCAGGTCTGGCTCATCTTCGAGTACCCCGAGAGCTCCAGCTCTGCCCGGGGCATCGCCATCGTCTCCGTCCTGGTCATCCTCATCTCCatcatcaccttctgcctggagACCTTGCCCGAGTTCCGCGACGAGAGGGAGCTCCACGTGCCCCTGCTCTCCCCGCTCAACGCCACCAATGGGGAGGCCGTTCCGCAGCCCCGGCAGGCCCCCAGCACCCTGACCGACCCCTTCTTCATCATCGAGACCACCTGCGTCATCTGGTTCACCTTCGAGCTGCTGGTGCGCTTCTTCGCCTGCCCCAGCAAGCCCGAGTTCTCCAGGAACATCATGAACATCATTGACATTGTGGCCATCATCCCTTACTTTATCACCCTGGGCACAGAGCTGGCAcaagagcagcagaagaaagagCAGCCCGGCAGCGCCGGCAACGGGGGTCAGCAGCAAGCCATGTCCTTGGCCATCCTCCGGGTCATCCGCCTGGTCAGGGTCTTCCGGATCTTCAAGCTCTCCCGGCATTCCAAGGGGCTGCAGATCCTGGGGCAGACTTTGAAAGCCAGCATGAGGGAACTGGGGctcctcatcttcttcctcttcatcggGGTGATCCTCTTCTCCAGCGCCGTCTATTTTGCCGAGGCCGATGACCCCGAGTCACATTTCTCCAGCATCCCCGATGCCTTCTGGTGGGCTGTGGTCACCATGACTACCGTGGGCTACGGAGATATGAGGCCTGTCACAGTAGGGGGCAAGATTGTCGGCTCCTTGTGTGCCATCGCGGGTGTGCTCACCATTGCCCTTCCCGTACCTGTTATCGTGTCCAACTTTAACTACTTCTACCACCGAGAAACGGACCACGAAGAGCAGGCCATCCTCAAGGACGAACCCAGCAGTGCTCAAGGCAGCTCAGCTGGGGACTTGAAGAGACGCATGAGCAGAAACTCTTTGGACAAATCTGTGGTGCTCTTGGAGAACGTTGAAGGGGTCAACAACGGGACTGGATCAGTAGAGAAGGCCAACATTAAAGCTAAAAGCAGCGTAGATCTCAAAAAATCTCTCTATGCACTCTGTCTAGACACCAATAGGGAAACAGACTTATAG